A single region of the Anomaloglossus baeobatrachus isolate aAnoBae1 chromosome 2, aAnoBae1.hap1, whole genome shotgun sequence genome encodes:
- the LOC142291250 gene encoding potassium voltage-gated channel subfamily A member 2, which translates to MTVATGDPTDEASALPGHPQDSYDPDPDHECCERVVINISGLRFETQLKTLSQFPETLLGDPKKRMRYFDPLRNEYFFDRNRPSFDAILYYYQSGGRLRRPVNVPLDIFSEEIRFYELGEEAMEIFREDEGFIKEEERPLPDNEFQKQVWLLFEYPESSGPARIIAIISVMVILISIVSFCLETLPVFRDENDDMHGSAVNYNPYSNSTGRYQQSNTFTDPFFIVETLCIIWFSFEFLVRFFACPSKAGFFTNIMNIIDIVAIIPYFITLGTELAEKTEDGQQGQQAMSLAILRVIRLVRVFRIFKLSRHSKGLQILGQTLKASMRELGLLIFFLFIGVILFSSAVYFAEADERESQFPSIPDAFWWAVVSMTTVGYGDMVPTTIGGKIVGSLCAIAGVLTIALPVPVIVSNFNYFYHRETEGEEQAQYLQVTSCPKIPDSPDLQKSRSASTLSKSDYMEIQEGVNHSNEDFREKNLKTANCTLGNTNYVNITKMLTDV; encoded by the coding sequence ATGACAGTTGCCACTGGAGATCCCACAGATGAAGCATCCGCTTTGCCAGGTCACCCACAGGACAGTTATGACCCTGATCCTGATCATGAATGTTGTGAGAGAGTTGTTATTAACATTTCTGGCCTTCGCTTTGAAACTCAACTCAAAACGTTATCCCAATTTCCTGAAACATTGTTAGGGGATCCTAAAAAGAGGATGAGATACTTTGATCCTTTGAGGAATGAATATTTCTTTGATAGAAACAGACCAAGTTTTGATGCCATCCTGTATTATTACCAGTCCGGAGGCAGATTAAGGAGACCTGTGAATGTGCCCTTGGACATCTTCTCGGAGGAAATTCGGTTCTATGAACTTGGAGAAGAAGCTATGGAGATCTTTAGGGAGGATGAAGGATTTATTAAGGAAGAGGAACGCCCTTTGCCAGACAATGAGTTTCAGAAGCAAGTATGGCTTCTTTTTGAATATCCTGAAAGCTCTGGCCCCGCTAGGATTATTGCAATTATATCAGTTATGGTGATATTAATCTcaattgtgagtttttgccttgaAACTTTGCCTGTTTTTAGGGATGAGAATGACGACATGCATGGGAGTGCTGTAAACTACAACCCATATTCCAACAGCACAGGCCGATACCAACAATCAAATACCTTCACAGATCCATTCTTTATTGTTGAGACACTTTGCATCATATGGTTCTCATTCGAATTTTTGGTTCGTTTTTTTGCCTGTCCAAGCAAAGCTGGATTTTTTACCAATATCATGAACATCATTGACATAGTGGCTATCATTCCTTATTTTATAACGCTAGGGACAGAACTAGCAGAAAAAACTGAAGATGGGCAACAGGGTCAACAAGCAATGTCCTTAGCAATTCTTAGAGTAATAAGACTGGTAAGAGTATTTAGGATCTTCAAACTTTCCCGACATTCCAAGGGCCTTCAAATTTTGGGTCAAACACTAAAAGCAAGTATGAGGGAACTAGGTCTTCTAATATTTTTCCTTTTCATTGGTGTTATTCTTTTCTCCAGTGCTGTGTATTTTGCAGAGGCTGATGAGAGAGAATCTCAGTTTCCCAGCATCCCAGATGCCTTCTGGTGGGCTGTGGTTTCCATGACAACAGTAGGATATGGAGACATGGTCCCTACAACAATAGGTGGCAAAATAGTAGGCTCCCTCTGTGCAATTGCAGGCGTGTTAACCATTGCCTTACCGGTTCCTGTAATAGTGTCCAACTTCAATTACTTCTATCACAGAGAGACAGAGGGTGAGGAGCAAGCACAATATTTGCAAGTAACCAGCTGTCCAAAGATCCCTGATTCCCCTGACCTTCAAAAAAGCAGAAGTGCCTCCACGCTAAGTAAATCTGATTACATGGAGATCCAAGAAGGAGTTAATCACAGCAACGAAGATTTTAGGGAGAAGAATTTAAAAACTGCAAATTGCACCTTAGGAAATACAAACTATGTAAATATAACCAAAATGCTGACTGATGTTTGA